One genomic region from Reichenbachiella ulvae encodes:
- a CDS encoding T9SS type A sorting domain-containing protein: MKQRLKLCLILMLMFASLLSRGQSTELFFGMNYWEYADWGSGVTDAFQDNMAETSTWGFSFIRVGGNHSNAEGHAQVKEWYDQPIQNILSMGAEPLVQFPINLDPAQVSVWMDYFNVTRGYNIKYWAIGNEPDPSGDGSSPEVFTRWDQDQLDNELGNTYTQFRGKFRTLATEIKKKDPNSVICGPDFRHWWGIDTGSPYNAFDNWYKDFLYGDGDWAVGTDDYNGDQLVDIFAFHWYGNDGEDKMIQRYELMMDLIDETNARRPANQPLKIAVGEYNQSFSNALSFEAGQHMAIMAKQSLAHGAVYFTPWSISEGANWRMINKSTGEIYSTGHHWKMLCQNQKGSYMEGQIQDNKGYDIMEFGMKDATGYTIMLMNKSDIDYSIAVNFSESPNTYNPNAADLKFRFDANEPNAAFSGVTLHANSTILYTYNNNGERLKKLEYRMGYTEPTVYNFPNVDPTTGFDLSFETPNEGTTYDEAADVPVTVLIDPAPADLSTEYSVALYLQKDNDPEFLVRQENMAPYDWANDLVGLTAGQYTLRALATLNSTQETKEAYLNFVVNAPVPQGDPLTENYFHFINQRTGDYMRPVGGAADADVVMYQEVSEPTYSSYEWQIEVSPLDATNYFITNKWTNQAILPGSAAVTANTPIEQMDASLNWNAMQWRIIPSNEAGYYWIQNVKSGLYIRPQGGQYSNNQGAIPVVQDVLNETYSSFRWTLNAKEAIPAARFAHTESIEQKGGLDTKIILYPNPASDRINLSQSSEWNLLDVMGRNIMTGQGKTIETNVLKSGLYWVKVKDQTIRVVISK; encoded by the coding sequence ATGAAACAAAGACTAAAACTATGTTTAATACTGATGCTGATGTTTGCTTCGCTCCTGAGTAGGGGCCAGTCGACGGAGCTTTTTTTCGGAATGAATTATTGGGAATATGCGGACTGGGGGTCCGGTGTTACCGATGCATTTCAGGATAACATGGCTGAAACTTCGACATGGGGCTTTAGCTTCATAAGAGTAGGAGGCAATCATTCGAACGCAGAAGGGCATGCACAGGTCAAAGAATGGTATGACCAACCAATCCAGAACATACTATCAATGGGAGCCGAGCCACTGGTGCAGTTTCCTATTAATTTGGATCCTGCTCAGGTGAGTGTTTGGATGGACTATTTCAATGTCACTCGGGGATACAATATCAAGTACTGGGCTATCGGGAACGAACCTGATCCTTCAGGTGATGGTTCCAGTCCAGAGGTTTTCACTAGATGGGATCAAGATCAATTGGACAATGAGCTGGGGAATACCTACACACAGTTCAGAGGGAAATTCAGAACCTTGGCTACAGAGATTAAAAAGAAAGATCCGAACAGTGTGATTTGTGGACCTGATTTTAGACACTGGTGGGGCATTGACACAGGTAGTCCATACAATGCTTTTGATAATTGGTACAAGGACTTTCTCTATGGAGATGGTGATTGGGCAGTAGGTACCGATGATTACAATGGTGATCAGTTGGTGGACATATTCGCCTTTCACTGGTATGGCAATGATGGTGAAGATAAGATGATTCAACGCTATGAGTTGATGATGGATTTGATCGATGAAACCAATGCCAGACGTCCAGCTAATCAACCATTGAAAATAGCGGTTGGTGAGTATAATCAAAGCTTTAGTAATGCACTGTCATTTGAAGCAGGACAGCATATGGCAATTATGGCTAAGCAGTCCCTGGCTCATGGTGCAGTTTATTTCACTCCATGGTCAATCTCGGAGGGAGCTAACTGGAGAATGATAAATAAGTCCACAGGGGAAATCTATTCCACCGGTCATCATTGGAAGATGCTTTGTCAGAATCAGAAGGGTAGTTACATGGAAGGCCAGATTCAGGACAACAAGGGTTATGATATCATGGAATTTGGTATGAAGGATGCTACTGGCTACACCATCATGCTGATGAACAAGTCAGATATTGATTACAGCATAGCTGTGAACTTTTCAGAGAGTCCAAATACTTACAATCCTAATGCCGCGGATTTGAAGTTTAGGTTTGATGCTAATGAACCCAATGCCGCTTTTTCAGGGGTGACATTGCATGCGAATTCTACAATACTCTATACTTACAATAACAATGGCGAACGCCTGAAGAAGTTGGAGTATCGCATGGGATATACTGAACCTACAGTATATAATTTTCCAAATGTTGATCCAACAACAGGATTTGATCTCAGTTTTGAAACACCCAATGAGGGTACCACTTACGATGAAGCGGCAGATGTGCCGGTGACTGTATTGATTGATCCTGCGCCGGCTGATTTAAGTACAGAGTACAGTGTAGCACTTTACTTACAAAAGGACAATGATCCGGAGTTTCTTGTTCGTCAGGAAAATATGGCTCCCTACGATTGGGCCAATGATCTGGTAGGGTTGACAGCAGGACAATATACGCTACGGGCTTTAGCGACACTTAATAGCACTCAAGAGACGAAGGAGGCTTATTTGAACTTTGTGGTCAATGCACCAGTACCCCAAGGGGATCCCTTGACGGAAAATTATTTTCACTTTATCAATCAAAGAACAGGTGATTATATGCGTCCTGTTGGAGGGGCTGCGGATGCAGATGTGGTAATGTATCAGGAAGTATCTGAACCTACTTATAGTTCTTATGAGTGGCAGATAGAAGTGTCCCCGTTGGATGCAACTAACTACTTCATTACGAACAAGTGGACCAATCAAGCCATCTTGCCTGGATCTGCGGCTGTGACCGCCAATACCCCGATAGAGCAGATGGACGCTTCTCTGAACTGGAATGCAATGCAGTGGAGAATAATTCCATCAAATGAGGCAGGGTATTACTGGATTCAGAATGTGAAATCTGGTTTGTATATCCGTCCTCAGGGTGGACAGTATAGCAATAACCAGGGGGCGATTCCTGTTGTTCAGGATGTCTTGAATGAAACTTATTCATCTTTTAGATGGACGCTGAATGCCAAAGAGGCTATACCAGCTGCAAGATTTGCACATACTGAATCTATTGAACAGAAAGGCGGATTGGATACTAAGATTATTCTATATCCCAACCCAGCTTCTGATAGGATCAACCTTTCGCAATCCTCTGAGTGGAATCTCCTGGACGTAATGGGTAGAAATATCATGACAGGACAGGGAAAGACGATAGAAACAAATGTGTTGAAAAGTGGTCTGTATTGGGTCAAAGTCAAAGATCAGACAATAAGAGTGGTAATAAGCAAGTAG
- a CDS encoding glycoside hydrolase family 3 N-terminal domain-containing protein, whose protein sequence is MKNILGIVLMMIGWCGVAQEMSPLYKDKNAGIEERIEDLIPRMTLEEKILQMNQWTYGKNANPNNIEASMKKVRPEIGSLIYRSTNPKYRNQIQAKAMNESRLGIPIIFGFDAIHGYKTVFPIPLAQACSWDTALVRQSCAISARECWLSGVDWTFSPMVDVARDARWGRVAEGYGEDPYTNAAFAVAAVQGYQGDNLAGKYTIAACLKHYIGYSLSEGGRDYHYSDVSDQTLWETFMPPYEAGVKAGAVTLMSAFNDISGVPASANYYTLTQVLKEQWGHTGFVVSDWGSIENLIPQGVAADRKEAAQKAFLSGVEMDMVDDVYVENLPKLVEEGKVPMSAIDEAVRRILRVKMQLGLFDQPYVDDIPDEQRYLLPSDLELAEKIATESMVLLKNENQTLPLNPKWKKLAVIGPMVKDSVNLMGSWEGMGEAQHVRTIYDGLLNEFSAKAKLLYSKGCDFEGNDTSGFKEALVNAKSADAVLLFLGEKKKWSGENGTRSTLALPSIQEELLKTLKSSGKPIILVLSSGRPIEMIRMEPLADAILEIWQPGTMGGPAVAGILSGRSNPSGKLSITFPRTTGQIPMYYNMRRPARYMGYYQDIDKEPMYWLGHGLSYTQFSHGSIQLSSSKISKSEKIIARIKVTNTGDGDGKETLLWYVSDPVATISRPIKEIKYFQKKLIAKGESEIYEFEIDPMRDLSYFDKTGERHLEPGEFILRVGDQKVTFELTD, encoded by the coding sequence ATGAAAAATATACTAGGGATAGTCTTGATGATGATAGGATGGTGTGGGGTTGCACAGGAAATGAGCCCATTGTATAAGGATAAAAATGCCGGGATAGAGGAGCGCATTGAAGATTTGATTCCACGAATGACACTGGAAGAAAAAATTCTTCAGATGAACCAATGGACATATGGAAAAAATGCCAACCCTAACAATATCGAAGCATCCATGAAGAAAGTGAGACCTGAAATTGGCTCATTGATTTACCGTAGTACTAATCCCAAGTATCGAAATCAGATTCAGGCTAAAGCCATGAATGAATCACGCTTGGGTATCCCAATTATTTTTGGTTTTGATGCCATTCATGGATACAAAACGGTGTTTCCCATACCTCTGGCTCAAGCCTGCAGTTGGGATACTGCATTAGTCAGACAGTCATGTGCTATATCTGCCAGAGAATGCTGGTTGTCTGGTGTAGACTGGACCTTTTCACCAATGGTAGATGTGGCACGCGACGCACGATGGGGCAGAGTTGCAGAAGGCTATGGAGAAGATCCATATACCAATGCGGCCTTTGCAGTCGCTGCAGTTCAGGGCTATCAAGGAGATAACTTGGCAGGCAAGTACACCATTGCAGCCTGTCTCAAGCATTATATCGGTTATAGTTTATCCGAAGGAGGCAGAGACTACCACTATAGTGATGTTTCTGATCAGACACTTTGGGAAACTTTCATGCCTCCCTATGAGGCAGGTGTCAAGGCAGGAGCCGTGACACTTATGAGTGCTTTCAATGATATTAGTGGGGTGCCTGCTTCGGCCAATTATTATACGCTGACTCAGGTGCTAAAGGAGCAATGGGGACATACAGGTTTCGTGGTTTCCGATTGGGGCTCAATTGAAAATTTGATTCCTCAAGGTGTGGCTGCAGATCGTAAAGAAGCAGCTCAAAAGGCATTTCTATCCGGTGTAGAAATGGACATGGTAGATGATGTCTATGTTGAGAATCTACCAAAGTTGGTAGAGGAAGGTAAGGTGCCTATGTCAGCTATCGATGAGGCTGTGAGAAGAATTTTGAGAGTAAAAATGCAGTTGGGGTTGTTTGATCAACCTTATGTGGATGACATTCCTGACGAACAGCGATACTTATTACCCAGTGATCTGGAACTAGCTGAAAAAATAGCCACTGAGTCAATGGTTTTGTTGAAGAATGAGAATCAGACCTTGCCTCTAAATCCAAAGTGGAAAAAGCTGGCGGTGATAGGACCAATGGTAAAAGACTCTGTGAATCTTATGGGGTCATGGGAAGGCATGGGAGAAGCACAGCACGTAAGGACTATCTATGATGGTTTGTTAAATGAATTTTCCGCAAAGGCCAAGCTACTGTATTCCAAAGGTTGTGATTTTGAAGGGAATGATACTTCGGGATTTAAGGAGGCATTGGTCAATGCAAAAAGTGCCGATGCTGTGTTACTATTTCTGGGTGAAAAGAAAAAATGGAGTGGTGAGAATGGTACTCGTTCTACACTGGCTTTACCTTCTATACAGGAGGAACTGCTCAAAACCTTAAAGTCCAGTGGCAAGCCTATTATCTTGGTTTTGTCTAGTGGTAGGCCGATCGAAATGATCAGAATGGAACCCTTAGCTGATGCTATTTTGGAGATATGGCAGCCCGGTACAATGGGCGGACCTGCAGTGGCAGGCATCTTATCAGGACGATCTAACCCATCTGGCAAGCTGTCGATTACTTTTCCTCGTACGACTGGTCAAATACCGATGTATTATAACATGCGTAGACCTGCCCGCTATATGGGCTATTATCAGGATATTGACAAAGAACCTATGTATTGGTTAGGACATGGCCTGAGTTATACCCAATTCTCCCATGGTTCAATTCAGCTTTCCTCTTCTAAGATTTCTAAATCAGAAAAAATCATCGCGAGAATAAAGGTGACCAATACTGGCGATGGAGATGGTAAAGAAACGCTGCTCTGGTATGTATCTGATCCGGTTGCAACCATCTCGCGTCCAATCAAAGAAATCAAGTATTTCCAAAAAAAACTGATAGCCAAAGGGGAAAGTGAAATTTATGAATTTGAAATCGATCCGATGAGGGATCTGAGTTACTTCGACAAAACTGGTGAAAGACATTTAGAACCTGGAGAGTTTATCCTTAGAGTGGGAGATCAGAAAGTGACATTTGAACTAACCGATTGA
- a CDS encoding glycoside hydrolase family 5 protein produces the protein MILSSILLVAFMLFSCSNDDGLDPIPDPEPDPEVPVEGSAFEVIKAMSAGFNLGNTFDNGINSTVFSNIKPIIDIYHGQGMKHVRIPVTWMDRFNGDHIADEQGNINANHPRFQELVKVIDYALELNMYVVINTHHEHWLKDHYDGTEEFDTRFANLWTEIATYFKDYPSELIFEVLNEPEGKLGEWSSNGEWPSPGSSLAVAYTRMVNELGYEAIRATGGNNTTRVVMVSTNGQGNDQNIEEIFPSINHVPGDGQDAFVAIQVHSYNPWAFCGHTGSNTAFPGTEAIEEAIAKVAAHSDLLGVPINYGEFGVGREQNVAERNTDLVRGYYKTFANATLGADMSYSVWDDRGWFGLVNSSGSSFINDIVPTMLKE, from the coding sequence ATGATTCTATCAAGTATATTATTGGTAGCATTTATGTTGTTTTCATGTTCCAATGATGATGGTTTGGATCCGATACCTGATCCAGAACCTGATCCAGAAGTACCGGTCGAGGGTTCGGCTTTTGAGGTGATTAAAGCAATGTCTGCAGGATTTAACCTTGGCAATACGTTTGATAATGGAATCAACTCAACTGTTTTTTCTAATATCAAGCCAATAATTGATATTTATCACGGTCAAGGTATGAAACATGTAAGAATTCCTGTCACATGGATGGATCGTTTTAATGGGGATCATATCGCCGATGAGCAAGGGAATATTAATGCCAATCATCCCAGGTTTCAAGAACTAGTAAAGGTGATCGATTATGCTTTAGAATTAAATATGTATGTAGTGATTAACACTCATCACGAGCATTGGTTGAAAGACCACTATGATGGAACTGAGGAATTTGATACGCGATTTGCGAATTTGTGGACTGAAATAGCAACTTATTTTAAAGATTACCCGAGTGAATTGATCTTCGAAGTACTGAATGAGCCAGAAGGGAAATTAGGGGAATGGAGTAGTAATGGAGAGTGGCCATCACCCGGCAGTAGTTTAGCTGTAGCCTATACTAGAATGGTCAATGAATTAGGTTATGAGGCAATCCGTGCAACTGGGGGTAACAATACTACTCGAGTGGTTATGGTTTCTACCAATGGTCAGGGGAATGATCAAAATATAGAGGAAATTTTTCCGAGTATAAATCATGTGCCTGGAGATGGTCAAGATGCTTTCGTCGCGATTCAGGTGCATAGCTATAATCCTTGGGCTTTTTGTGGTCATACGGGTAGTAATACTGCTTTTCCAGGAACAGAGGCAATTGAGGAAGCTATTGCCAAAGTAGCTGCACATTCAGATTTATTAGGTGTTCCAATTAACTATGGAGAATTTGGAGTAGGACGAGAACAGAATGTGGCAGAAAGAAATACCGACTTGGTTCGTGGCTATTACAAAACTTTTGCCAACGCCACCCTTGGTGCTGATATGTCTTATTCAGTCTGGGATGATCGAGGCTGGTTTGGTTTGGTCAATAGTTCTGGCAGCAGTTTTATCAATGATATTGTGCCAACTATGTTGAAAGAATAG